A single window of Bradyrhizobium daqingense DNA harbors:
- a CDS encoding ATP-binding protein, protein MNIRPQQAVVVGARIVTDATLDRRVHNAYRIELKGDSLRKQKQSAPDQSVLDLLIPQRHHQIDPCD, encoded by the coding sequence ATAAACATACGCCCACAGCAGGCGGTCGTGGTAGGCGCGAGGATCGTCACCGACGCAACCCTCGATCGCCGCGTCCACAACGCCTACCGCATTGAACTCAAAGGAGACAGCCTCAGAAAGCAAAAGCAATCCGCTCCAGATCAATCGGTCCTTGACCTTCTCATCCCTCAACGACATCATCAGATCGACCCATGCGATTGA
- a CDS encoding type IV secretory system conjugative DNA transfer family protein produces MWLMSPGVTRFARTDHRSDGCAFGIKDEDRFSHIYIIGKTGTGKSTLIESMALQDIERGCGLALIDPHGDLVERVAAQVPTRRASDVIYLNACDPSQPYGYNPLRHVREDRIALAASGFIEVFKKMWPDAWGVRMEHILRNVLMALLEQPHATMHDVLRILSDRKFRAEIARHLKNETVRAFFINEFERFSFGYRADSTAPIQNKVGAFLSDPILNRLLTAPEHDLHVRQIMDERKVLLVNLAKGQIGEDSSSLLGGLLVTTLGLAAFSRADLPEYERRPFFVYVDEFQNFTTLAMANMFSELRKYRLGFTVAHQYLHQLEPDVRHAVLGNAGTIISFRVGSEDAPYLAREFQGRFDEIDLSQIPNYRIYLKLMIDGVPSAAFSATTLPPMRR; encoded by the coding sequence ATGTGGCTCATGTCACCCGGAGTAACACGCTTCGCTCGCACCGATCACCGCAGCGACGGTTGCGCCTTTGGAATCAAGGACGAAGACCGCTTCTCGCACATCTACATCATCGGCAAGACGGGTACCGGAAAGTCGACGTTAATCGAGTCCATGGCGCTGCAGGACATTGAGCGCGGATGTGGACTTGCTCTTATCGATCCTCACGGCGACTTGGTGGAGCGTGTCGCGGCTCAAGTTCCGACGAGACGTGCGTCAGACGTGATCTACTTAAATGCGTGCGATCCGTCCCAGCCGTATGGGTACAATCCCCTGCGGCATGTCCGTGAAGATCGGATCGCACTCGCCGCTTCTGGCTTCATCGAAGTATTCAAAAAAATGTGGCCGGATGCCTGGGGCGTTCGCATGGAGCACATTTTGCGAAATGTTCTGATGGCGCTGCTGGAGCAGCCGCACGCCACGATGCACGACGTGCTGCGCATCCTGTCGGACCGGAAGTTCCGCGCCGAGATTGCGCGACACTTGAAGAATGAGACGGTTCGGGCGTTCTTCATAAATGAGTTTGAGCGGTTCTCGTTTGGTTACCGTGCCGACAGCACAGCGCCGATCCAGAATAAAGTGGGCGCCTTCCTTTCAGATCCGATACTCAACAGACTTCTAACCGCTCCCGAGCATGATCTCCACGTGCGGCAAATCATGGATGAGCGCAAAGTACTGCTGGTGAACCTGGCCAAAGGGCAAATCGGTGAGGACAGCTCGTCGCTCCTGGGCGGATTGCTCGTCACTACGCTCGGGCTTGCTGCGTTTAGTCGCGCGGACCTACCCGAGTATGAGCGGCGGCCCTTCTTTGTCTACGTTGACGAGTTTCAAAACTTTACGACGCTCGCCATGGCGAATATGTTCTCAGAGCTTCGCAAGTATCGGCTCGGCTTTACCGTCGCCCACCAATACCTTCATCAGCTTGAACCAGACGTGCGCCACGCGGTGCTGGGAAATGCGGGAACCATTATTTCGTTCAGAGTTGGCTCGGAGGATGCGCCATATCTTGCTCGGGAGTTTCAGGGACGATTTGATGAGATCGATCTATCGCAAATACCGAATTATCGCATCTACCTGAAGCTTATGATCGATGGAGTCCCCTCGGCGGCTTTCAGCGCGACCACGCTGCCTCCGATGAGGCGGTGA
- a CDS encoding DUF3768 domain-containing protein: MMNSIALLNDAFRHTFCGGKVMMTIGVAELPDCVKAEALRQVADFSGFTEENDPHGEHDFGSFDLVGRKFFWKIDYYDRKMQHGSEDPSDSERTLRVLTLMLASEY; the protein is encoded by the coding sequence ATGATGAATAGTATCGCCCTTCTCAACGATGCCTTCCGGCACACCTTCTGTGGCGGCAAGGTAATGATGACAATCGGAGTCGCCGAGCTACCCGACTGCGTAAAGGCCGAGGCGCTCCGTCAGGTGGCGGATTTCTCCGGGTTTACAGAGGAGAACGATCCTCATGGCGAGCACGACTTCGGAAGCTTCGACCTGGTGGGTCGAAAGTTCTTCTGGAAGATCGACTACTACGACAGGAAGATGCAGCACGGCTCCGAAGATCCAAGCGACTCGGAAAGGACATTGCGTGTCCTCACGCTGATGCTGGCGAGCGAGTACTGA
- a CDS encoding helix-turn-helix domain-containing protein, giving the protein MPAGDDKSPAPYGSLKTPDCFGADAELLTTAEVAELLRISTSSVRRLQQRRRIPFLKLGGSIRFAKRDVISYLARQRTETIDK; this is encoded by the coding sequence ATGCCAGCCGGCGATGATAAGTCGCCGGCGCCGTATGGTTCTTTGAAAACTCCCGACTGTTTCGGAGCCGATGCTGAGTTATTGACCACCGCTGAAGTGGCCGAACTACTGAGAATTTCCACTTCTAGCGTGCGACGCCTGCAACAGCGGCGACGCATTCCCTTCCTCAAACTGGGCGGCAGCATTCGTTTCGCCAAGCGCGACGTCATTTCGTATTTGGCGAGGCAGCGGACCGAAACAATCGATAAATAA
- a CDS encoding tyrosine-type recombinase/integrase — translation MIKNSWWVDFTVNSTRYRKRSPENTKAGAQAYEATLRQKLARGDSINIGALRPKDLTFAEFAVKWFEDYVRPNNKYSEQLSKKYILSSSLLPFFGRKAMGQIKGHDIERYKAQQVQQGYTNKTITNRLTVLNKCLLTAYEWLELEGAPPKIKWPKRALPEIDYLSPEECELLLSEANGLVHELVLTALRTGMRQGELRGLQWSSLDWLTRTVAVRHSYDDRGKTLVAPKNNRTRHIPLDIDVYTMLYRRKKDTGYVFMGSEGRPFTNYRMHYAIRKLCRKAGFRTIGWHTLRHTFASHLAMRGVPLPAIKELMGHSTITTTMRYAHVAPSTLRTAIEMLNPKTMMATDSGQPVGNRWQEIQRSVARQENSAAEYV, via the coding sequence ATGATAAAAAACTCGTGGTGGGTCGATTTCACGGTCAACTCCACACGGTATAGAAAACGTAGTCCTGAGAACACAAAGGCCGGAGCGCAGGCGTACGAAGCTACCTTGCGACAAAAGCTAGCACGTGGCGATTCGATAAATATCGGAGCGCTACGGCCGAAGGACCTGACCTTTGCCGAGTTCGCGGTGAAATGGTTTGAGGACTATGTAAGACCGAACAACAAGTATTCTGAGCAACTGTCGAAGAAGTACATTCTGTCTTCATCTCTGCTCCCGTTCTTTGGTCGCAAGGCGATGGGACAAATTAAGGGGCATGACATCGAACGTTATAAAGCTCAGCAGGTCCAGCAAGGGTACACAAACAAGACGATCACGAATCGCCTGACGGTGCTCAACAAGTGCTTGCTCACCGCATATGAGTGGCTTGAGCTTGAGGGAGCGCCGCCGAAGATCAAATGGCCAAAAAGAGCGTTGCCCGAAATTGATTATCTTTCGCCCGAAGAGTGTGAGCTGCTCCTTTCCGAGGCGAATGGCCTAGTGCACGAACTGGTTCTGACGGCGCTGCGGACAGGTATGCGGCAAGGAGAGCTCAGGGGCCTTCAGTGGTCATCTCTCGATTGGCTCACGCGCACCGTTGCGGTGAGACATTCATACGATGATCGTGGGAAGACGCTCGTCGCGCCAAAGAATAACCGCACGCGGCATATACCGCTCGACATCGACGTGTACACGATGCTGTACCGGCGTAAGAAGGACACCGGCTACGTGTTTATGGGCTCGGAGGGCCGCCCGTTCACCAACTACCGAATGCACTACGCGATCCGCAAACTCTGTAGGAAGGCTGGGTTTAGAACCATCGGCTGGCACACGCTTCGCCATACGTTTGCTTCTCACCTCGCAATGCGCGGCGTGCCCCTACCGGCAATCAAGGAATTAATGGGACACTCCACCATAACCACAACTATGAGATACGCCCATGTGGCGCCGTCCACGCTCCGGACAGCCATCGAAATGCTGAACCCAAAGACAATGATGGCGACGGATTCTGGGCAACCCGTGGGCAACCGGTGGCAAGAGATCCAAAGGAGCGTTGCGCGTCAAGAAAACTCTGCGGCAGAATACGTTTGA
- a CDS encoding nodulate formation efficiency C protein: protein MIDRRVLWFCLGLGLCVGLGVWFILPGGLAGKSDDVRTSDNPLVDNVKSTWRAQDGETAEQIFTKVSKVAHFIPRGWEVGQKTDSGEPVIFSWAKHRADKTKEEYTVTWEVMPDGTVKIVAPYAKPMELGWQAFALSLIADEVTNDESGVNRHFLHNPANFNFVTTAQGKLGDLLRRGRCSIHEPVGVHYSPMIDEQQTVKGGLWRVGLSVDCNVPGPSYFTRDGVITFEKREGQDWEPQSFFAKLIATYAPGSWFELAEPKDQESFEADRKVLSK from the coding sequence ATGATCGATCGGCGCGTGCTTTGGTTTTGTCTCGGTCTTGGCCTCTGTGTCGGCCTTGGCGTATGGTTCATTTTGCCGGGTGGGCTGGCTGGTAAGAGCGACGATGTTCGTACGAGCGACAATCCGCTTGTCGATAACGTCAAATCAACCTGGCGAGCGCAGGATGGTGAGACAGCGGAGCAAATCTTCACCAAGGTCTCAAAGGTAGCACACTTCATCCCCAGGGGATGGGAGGTTGGTCAAAAGACCGACTCGGGCGAGCCAGTTATCTTTTCGTGGGCCAAACACCGGGCCGATAAAACAAAGGAAGAGTACACGGTCACGTGGGAGGTGATGCCCGATGGCACCGTGAAAATTGTGGCGCCGTATGCAAAGCCGATGGAACTAGGCTGGCAGGCGTTCGCACTCTCGCTCATTGCGGACGAAGTGACAAACGACGAAAGCGGCGTGAACCGTCACTTTCTGCATAATCCCGCCAACTTCAACTTCGTAACCACCGCGCAGGGCAAGTTGGGCGATCTTCTGCGGCGTGGCCGCTGTTCTATCCACGAGCCGGTCGGAGTGCATTATTCGCCGATGATAGATGAGCAGCAAACCGTGAAGGGCGGGCTGTGGCGCGTCGGGCTTTCGGTCGACTGCAATGTTCCCGGACCTAGTTATTTCACCCGCGACGGAGTCATCACTTTCGAGAAGCGCGAAGGGCAAGATTGGGAGCCACAATCGTTTTTTGCCAAGCTTATCGCCACGTATGCACCCGGCTCCTGGTTTGAGCTTGCCGAGCCGAAAGATCAGGAATCGTTCGAGGCGGACAGGAAGGTGTTGTCAAAATGA
- a CDS encoding phasin family protein, whose amino-acid sequence MTATIHEDEKRERRTRGPELAEASPPGAGGATDHLGEKAAAASRVSFTFPEWQKSIEATRNLFAASLNDTLKLAASSLHDQAAFLRALADSKTPSELLKCHLDFAEQSWSKSFSEGSKILDRLKDVHRPAVS is encoded by the coding sequence ATGACCGCGACTATACACGAAGACGAGAAACGCGAACGGCGAACACGTGGGCCCGAACTGGCCGAGGCGTCACCCCCTGGAGCAGGCGGCGCGACTGATCATCTTGGAGAAAAGGCCGCAGCTGCATCGCGCGTTTCATTTACGTTTCCGGAATGGCAAAAATCGATCGAAGCGACAAGGAACTTGTTCGCCGCGTCACTGAATGACACGTTAAAATTGGCTGCTTCCTCTCTGCACGACCAGGCTGCTTTTCTGAGAGCTCTTGCCGACTCGAAAACCCCGTCTGAGCTACTGAAGTGCCACCTGGATTTTGCGGAGCAATCTTGGTCGAAATCGTTCAGCGAAGGCTCAAAGATATTGGATCGTTTGAAAGACGTCCATCGGCCTGCGGTAAGTTAA
- a CDS encoding AAA family ATPase, translated as MLQEIKIAGCATYSSQGEKLAALKPINFIFGSNGAGKTTISRVINDPSAYASCALTWEKSQALVSRVYNSDFVSRNFAQQLPGIFTLGEAAGDTLDEIDDAKSGVKALEDDIARLNGTLGPAEASSGKRGELRTLRTQLEGDCWKIKGKHDPHFKDAFTGVRNSQAKFCEKVLAELADNTAELVDLGELKRKATTLFEEGLDRHTVVPHIDATDLLAIEALPVLAKKVVGKEDVDVATLIRRLGNSDWVKQGLPYLGHGSQCPFCQQEVEIELAARLNAYFDETYLNDMAAIAAALETYEAVGETILKQLKEIVAVDNRHLDSELLCADIDRLAARIELNKRRLEAKKREPSSPMTLEPLAELVEPIITRVVAANASIAAHNALVDNIATERRTLIGQVWKYLLEENSQTIKKYLTDKEALDKAVQGLTAAIKTKEHQLTAAKTQLRELEKKITSVQPTVSAINALLASFGFLGFKLRTAGERDHLYEIVRDSGDDAAATLSEGEKGFVCFLYFYHLLRGSVSESDVTSDRIVVFDDPVSSLDSDVLFIVSTLIKRVLKEASEGNGQIKQVFLLTHNIYFHKEVSFDPSRGTECRANETFWIIRKVEGASKIVGYKYNPIKTSYELLWAEVRAANRSNMAIQNTLRRIIEYYFKILGNVDTDDIVGKFEGKDQQLCASLFSWVNDGSHSAHDDLYVSVENSMVDRYLNVFRRIFEKTGHCGHYNMMMGDEGPIDLTPNVVGVAGLVAAASNN; from the coding sequence GTGCTTCAGGAAATCAAAATTGCGGGTTGCGCAACGTATTCGAGCCAAGGCGAGAAGCTCGCTGCGCTGAAGCCGATCAATTTCATTTTTGGCAGCAACGGGGCGGGCAAGACAACGATCTCTCGCGTCATTAACGATCCTAGCGCGTACGCCTCCTGCGCCTTGACGTGGGAAAAGAGCCAGGCCCTAGTGTCTCGCGTCTACAACAGCGACTTTGTCTCGCGCAACTTCGCGCAGCAGCTTCCCGGGATTTTCACGCTGGGCGAGGCCGCAGGCGACACGCTCGATGAGATCGATGACGCGAAAAGCGGAGTTAAGGCCCTTGAAGACGATATTGCGCGGTTGAACGGCACGCTAGGACCAGCGGAAGCTTCGTCGGGTAAGCGAGGAGAGCTACGAACGCTGCGTACCCAGCTCGAGGGTGATTGCTGGAAGATCAAGGGCAAGCATGATCCCCATTTCAAGGACGCCTTCACCGGTGTGCGGAACTCACAGGCGAAGTTCTGCGAGAAGGTGCTCGCCGAGCTGGCTGACAATACCGCTGAGCTCGTCGACCTTGGCGAGCTGAAGCGCAAGGCTACGACCCTTTTCGAAGAGGGGCTCGACCGCCACACCGTCGTTCCCCATATCGACGCGACCGATCTCTTGGCGATCGAAGCGCTGCCGGTGCTCGCGAAGAAAGTAGTCGGCAAGGAGGATGTCGATGTCGCCACTCTGATTCGACGACTTGGCAACAGCGACTGGGTCAAGCAGGGCTTGCCTTATCTCGGCCACGGCTCTCAGTGCCCCTTCTGTCAGCAGGAGGTCGAGATCGAACTTGCGGCGCGACTGAACGCCTATTTCGACGAAACTTATCTCAACGACATGGCGGCCATCGCAGCGGCGCTTGAGACTTACGAGGCCGTTGGCGAGACGATTTTGAAGCAACTCAAAGAGATTGTCGCGGTGGATAACCGTCACCTGGACAGCGAGCTTCTGTGCGCAGACATTGATCGGTTGGCCGCCCGCATCGAACTGAACAAGCGCCGTCTCGAAGCCAAGAAGCGCGAGCCAAGCTCGCCCATGACGTTAGAGCCCCTTGCAGAGCTGGTGGAGCCGATTATCACGAGAGTCGTGGCCGCAAATGCGTCAATTGCCGCCCATAATGCGTTGGTAGACAACATTGCGACCGAGCGCCGCACCCTCATTGGTCAAGTCTGGAAGTACCTACTCGAAGAGAATAGCCAGACCATCAAGAAGTACCTGACGGACAAGGAAGCACTGGACAAGGCCGTGCAAGGACTGACGGCAGCAATCAAAACGAAAGAACATCAGCTGACCGCTGCTAAAACGCAGCTGCGCGAGCTAGAAAAAAAGATCACTAGCGTTCAGCCGACCGTTAGCGCGATTAACGCATTGTTGGCCTCGTTTGGCTTTTTGGGCTTTAAGTTGAGAACGGCGGGCGAGCGCGACCATCTTTATGAAATCGTTCGCGACAGCGGCGACGATGCGGCGGCGACGCTTAGCGAGGGCGAGAAGGGCTTCGTTTGCTTCCTCTATTTTTACCACCTGCTGCGCGGCAGCGTTTCCGAGTCGGATGTGACCTCCGACCGGATTGTCGTGTTCGACGATCCGGTTTCCAGTCTCGACAGCGACGTGCTGTTCATCGTCAGCACGCTGATTAAGCGCGTGCTCAAAGAGGCTTCCGAGGGGAATGGCCAGATCAAACAGGTCTTCCTGCTTACCCATAATATCTACTTTCACAAGGAGGTCTCGTTCGATCCCAGCCGAGGAACGGAGTGCCGGGCCAACGAGACGTTTTGGATTATTCGGAAGGTCGAAGGAGCCTCAAAGATCGTCGGCTACAAATACAACCCGATCAAGACATCGTACGAACTGCTCTGGGCAGAAGTGCGGGCTGCGAACCGCTCTAACATGGCCATCCAAAACACACTGAGGCGCATCATTGAGTACTATTTCAAGATTCTAGGCAATGTCGACACAGACGACATCGTCGGGAAGTTCGAAGGCAAAGACCAGCAGCTCTGCGCCTCGCTGTTCTCTTGGGTAAATGACGGATCGCACAGCGCCCACGACGATCTCTACGTCTCCGTGGAGAATAGCATGGTAGACCGCTATCTTAACGTGTTCCGTCGGATATTCGAGAAAACGGGTCACTGCGGACACTATAATATGATGATGGGCGACGAGGGCCCCATCGATCTCACCCCAAACGTGGTTGGCGTCGCCGGGCTGGTCGCGGCCGCGTCCAATAATTGA
- a CDS encoding IS256 family transposase, producing the protein MGQVIQIDEARIRDHLGEMVRGTVEETLNAMLEAEADQLCGAGRYERSPARQDTRAGSYERTLQTKAGDVNLKVPKLRRQTFETAIIERYRRRESSVEEALIEMYLAGISVRRVEDITEALWGTRVSPSTVSNLNKKIYTKIEAWRNRRIEGEHPYLYLDGIVMKRSWAGEVRNVSLLVASAVNAEGFREILGICEGAKVDKSGWSSFLRHLVDRGLKGVQLVVSDACRGLVESVADYLPEARYQRCMVHFYRNVFSHVPSTRVREVSHMLKALHAQESRAAADEKARTVIADLRASRMAKAADLVEQAVHETLAYYAFPAIHWRKIRTNNPLERIMKEIRRRTRVVGAFPDGQSCLNLAAARLRHIAGTAWSTKCYMNMRPLYQPQLSETGAVA; encoded by the coding sequence ATGGGTCAGGTGATCCAAATTGATGAGGCCCGGATTCGAGATCACCTGGGCGAGATGGTCCGCGGGACAGTGGAAGAGACACTGAACGCGATGCTGGAGGCCGAAGCGGACCAGCTGTGCGGTGCTGGGCGGTATGAGCGCAGCCCGGCGCGGCAGGACACGCGGGCAGGCAGCTACGAGCGAACGCTGCAGACCAAGGCGGGCGACGTCAATCTGAAGGTTCCGAAGCTACGGCGGCAAACCTTCGAGACGGCGATTATCGAGCGCTACCGGAGGCGGGAGAGCTCGGTTGAGGAGGCGCTGATCGAGATGTATCTGGCCGGGATTTCGGTTCGGCGGGTCGAAGACATCACGGAGGCGCTGTGGGGCACCCGGGTCAGCCCGAGCACAGTGTCGAACCTGAACAAGAAGATCTATACCAAGATCGAGGCGTGGCGGAATCGCAGGATCGAAGGCGAGCATCCGTATCTCTACCTCGACGGCATCGTGATGAAGCGCAGCTGGGCTGGTGAGGTTCGCAACGTGTCGCTACTGGTGGCCTCGGCGGTCAATGCTGAGGGGTTCCGGGAGATCCTCGGCATCTGTGAAGGCGCCAAGGTGGACAAATCCGGCTGGTCCTCGTTTCTGCGGCATCTCGTCGATCGCGGTCTCAAGGGCGTGCAGCTGGTGGTTTCCGACGCGTGCCGAGGTCTTGTCGAAAGCGTTGCGGATTATCTGCCGGAGGCACGCTATCAACGCTGCATGGTGCATTTTTATCGTAATGTCTTCAGCCACGTGCCGTCGACCCGGGTCCGCGAGGTGAGCCACATGCTCAAGGCCCTTCATGCCCAGGAGAGCCGCGCCGCGGCCGACGAGAAAGCCAGGACCGTCATCGCGGATCTGCGGGCCAGCCGTATGGCCAAAGCTGCTGATCTCGTCGAGCAGGCGGTTCACGAGACGCTCGCCTACTATGCCTTTCCGGCCATCCATTGGCGGAAGATTCGAACGAACAATCCGCTCGAGCGCATCATGAAGGAGATCCGGCGACGAACCCGTGTCGTCGGCGCCTTCCCCGACGGTCAATCCTGTCTCAACTTAGCGGCGGCCCGGCTGCGGCACATTGCCGGAACGGCGTGGTCGACCAAATGCTACATGAACATGCGACCGCTCTATCAGCCACAACTCTCTGAAACCGGAGCCGTCGCCTGA